The following proteins are encoded in a genomic region of Coffea eugenioides isolate CCC68of chromosome 6, Ceug_1.0, whole genome shotgun sequence:
- the LOC113775135 gene encoding probable proteasome inhibitor: MGSATEQSVMGVIRAARPSFRNAHDKAAFAVHASFLASGFILHATGPPAFSDDVLSSTSTEEVGIEHWNEFDDSYAFVYSNPDKGSQKILVKCLAMNDKLLVDAMAEGDSEPVHLEINVPDYVAEDGGNNYTTMFKNIGKLVRDVDKEILGKLVRSPTASSSAHNSSAKSRVPEGDESKSDQPSPRVSEPDEPSIFNPPNPSFIVPPVPGSGGDDLFPGPGAGVYPRGNFGGPGSMLIGPNDPRWFGSGNEPPHFPGGPQPGVPPGARFDPYGPPGVPGFEPNRFIRHPRRPGGGTHPDLEHFGDGSDII; the protein is encoded by the exons ATGGGGAGTGCGACCGAACAATCAGTAATGGGAGTAATCAGGGCTGCGAGGCCTTCTTTCCGTAACGCTCACGACAAGGCAGCTTTCGCCGTTCACGCCTCTTTCCTTGCGTCCGGCTTTATTCTTCACGCTACCGGTCCGCCCGCCTTTTCCGATGACGTTCTTTCGTCCACTTCCACCG AGGAAGTGGGCATTGAGCATTGGAATGAATTTGATGATAGTTACGCATTCGTCTATTCGAATCCCGATAAGGGTTCCCAGAAAATTCTGGTGAAGTGTCTAGCTATGAATGACAAATTGCTTGTTGATGCTATGGCGGAAGGTGATTCTGAGCCTGTCCATCTTGAAATCAA TGTTCCGGACTACGTAGCAGAGGATGGAGGAAATAATTATACTACAATGTTCAAGAATATTGGGAAGCTGGTGAGAGATGTTGATAAAGAAATTTTGGGCAAACTTGTTCGGTCTCCTACAGCAAGCTCCTCGGCTCATAATTCAAG TGCGAAAAGCAGAGTTCCAGAGGGAGATGAATCCAAGTCTGACCAACCTAGCCCAAGAGTTTCTGAACCAGACGAGCCTTCCATTTTTAACCCGCCAAATCCAAG TTTTATTGTTCCTCCAGTACCTGGTAGTGGGGGCGATGATCTCTTTCCTGGTCCTGGTGCAGGAGTTTACCCTAG GGGCAATTTTGGTGGACCTGGCAGCATGCTTATAG GACCAAATGATCCTCGGTGGTTTGGCTCTGGTAACGAACCTCCTCATTTCCCTGGAGGACCACAACC GGGTGTCCCTCCTGGTGCTCGTTTTGATCCATATGGCCCACCTGGTGTTCCGGGTTTTGAGCCTAATCGCTTTATTAG GCATCCAAGACGACCTGGGGGTGGGACTCATCCAGACTTGGAGCACTTTGGGGATGGCTCTGATATTATATAA